From Grus americana isolate bGruAme1 chromosome 22, bGruAme1.mat, whole genome shotgun sequence, the proteins below share one genomic window:
- the LOC129195588 gene encoding feather keratin Cos2-3-like: protein MSCYNQCLPCQPCGPTPLANSCNEPCVRQCQNSTVVIEPSPVVVILPGPILSSFPQSTAVGSSTSTAVGSILSRDGVPINSGCCDLSCITSRYCGSRRCPPC from the coding sequence atgtcctgctacaaccagtgcctgccatgccagccctgcggcccgaccccgctggccaacagctgcaatgagccctgcgtcaggcagtgccagaactccaccGTTGTCATtgagccctcccccgtggtggtgattcttcctggccccatcctcagctccttcccacagagcactgccgtgggctcctccacctccactgctgttggcagcatcctcagccgtGACGGAGTGCCCATCaactctgggtgctgtgacctctcctgCATCACCAGCCGCTACTGTGGCAGCAGAAGGTGCCCCCCTTGCTAA